The window aaaaaataacccCTCTTCTTCCCTGTTGCTTTATTATTGGATtttgatccttttttttttcatttcttctaaTAACTCATAACggttaaatatgagttattcttataataaaaatatattgaaaatatttttgaaaatatttatttaatagttatttctggattaaattataagaattgatatttttcttatttatgacttgcaGGTATGGAAAGGATGgattaaaagcaaaacaaatccaaaagatataaaaaatataaataaggaagATTTTTGGCATCAAGTCTCATGTTCACTTCAACAGCTATAAAAAGGAAGTCAAGCCAAGGAGAAAAGACACTAAGTCTCAAAGCACTTTTACTACTACCTTAAGCCCGAGAACTCCTCCTCTCCTCTCTTCTTATCATTTGTTCCAATTCTTTCTTCCATCCCTcccattgtaaagccctcatggccatgagtggctaataTCTTAGTTAGGACTTAACAGGTCTAAAAAGCCAAACGATGCATGGTGCACTTCAaatttatcaatgcaaaagGAGTCCCTTCcaggtttcttttttttttaatagaaaatctAACTTTGTACAAATGTGTTGGGTTTCCTCCCTGCCAGTGCTTAGTTTATCGTCTTTAGCTAGACGCTGTGCTTTCTTCATGGGTCATTTAAGTAGACAATGCTTGTGAGCCTCTCTAATTGTCCTCCCTTGTAGATCTTCAAGCGTTGTCCATTGACtatcaatttcttttcaagATTGCTTCCTGTAGGATCTTCCAACTCAATTGCACCATGGGGTCTCACCTCTTTAATGACAAACGGTCCTGACCACTTCGATTTCAGCTTATCTGGGAACAATCTAAGCCTGGAGTTAAAGAGTAAGACCTGTTGTCCTGGCTGGAAGTTCTGTTTCTGCAGCTTCTTGTCATGGTACGCCTTTATTTTCTGTTTGTAAAGTCAAGAGGATTCATAGGCATTCAGTCTCATTTCTTCTAACTCCAGCAATtgtaattttctcttttctccacATGCAGCTTCATCGAAGTTGAGAAATTTAAGATTCAAGTACGCTTTGTGCTCCAACTCCACTAGCAAGTGACATGCTTTCTCATATACTAGCTGAAATGGAGACAATCCGATGAGGGTCTTAAATGCGGTCCTATAGGCACACAGAGCATCATCTAGTTTCAAAGCCCAATCCTTTCTTGATGATGCCACCGTCTTTTCAAGGATTCGCTTCAGCTCTCTGTTTGAAATTTCTGCTTGGCCATTTGTCTGTGGATGATAAGGTGTGGCCACCTTATGTCTGATATTATAGTGCTCCAAGACTTTCTTTAACTGATTGTTGCAGAAGTGTTTTCCCCTATCATTGATTAGGGCCCGTGGGACTCCAAAACGGGAGAAAATAATTTCTCTTTAGAAACTTTATTACTACCCTGGAAGTTCTGTTTCTGCAGCTTCTTGTCATGGTACGCCTTTATTTTCTGTTTGTAAAGTCTAGAGGATTCATAGGCATTCAGTCACATTTTGGTTGCACAATGGATCTGTTGTAAACAGAAACTTTGTTACTTTACCAAATGGAAACTCCCTTTGACTTTACATTGATAAGCTTGGAGATAGTTACTTTCTTGTATATAAAAAGCTACTAGTTAGTTATATGAATACAATAGAACTGGACATGAGGATTAATGAGTTAGAAAGAAACtaacagaataaaaaaagaatataagaaTCTGTGATATTATAAACAGAGATGAAAGAGTACAAAGCCAGGTACTTTAAGGAACCTGGGACCTCCAAACCCAATACAAAATTGCAAAACTAATCCATTTTCCTAACGGGTTAAGTATACTGAATGTAATGTTTACTGCCAAAAATGAGAAGAAACAACTTAGCACAAATTATGATACTACCGTAGCTTCCTCCAcgcttttaatttaaaagtccCTAGAAAACCCTTGTAGTTCTTCTAACATCTGTTTGCCAAGGTTGTTAGGTAATGGCTGATTTGGAGTTGGAACCCAAATGTGATAGTCAGGAAGTTGGTGAATTTGTTGGAGGAATCCACTTCTCCTGGTCATCGTGAGACAATTTTGGTAGTAGATCAGGGAGAGGTAATTCTAGTAGATCATGGAGAGGATCCAAATCAAGATGATCATCATTGAAGTCAGCAAATTGGTGAATTTCCAGATCTAGTGGAGGAGTCCAGTTCTCCTGGTCAAGAAGATGGTGAGGTAATTCTTGAAACTGTTGATTTGGAGTTGAAACCCAATTATCATGATCCATGAAGTGAGGCAGTTGCTGAGTTTGGAAATCTTGTGGTGGAACCCACTTCTCCTGGTCAAGATGGTGAGGTAAGGGTAGATAAGGAAGAGGTAACTCTAGTAGATCAGGGAGAGGAGCCAAATCAATATGGTCATCAATTAAGTCAGAAAATTGGTGAATTTGCAGACCTAATGGAGGAATCCACTTATCCTGGTCAAGAAGATTGTGAGGTAATTCTGGAACCTGTTGATTTGGAGTTGAAACCCAGCTATCATGGTCAACGAAGTGAGGCAATTGCTGAATTTGCAGATCTTGTGCCATTGTTAAGGGAGGCCTACTCAGCTGGTCATTATGGTGAAGTGCCAAGCTACCTTCAAAGTCTGTCAATTGTTGTGAGGGAACCACATGCAGTTTCTCTGCTAATTGCTCATTTACTGGGTTGTGTTGGGCAACTGGTTGTGAGACCAAGGTTATGTCATGTATGCTGGGTTTTTTCCTCTGTCTTTTGCTTTGTTTGACACTACTATGGTGGTGGAAAAACTTTTGGGCGTGGCTAGTAACTTGGGAGGGAGTTTTTGTCAACACAACTTGTTGTGCAATTTTTGTCCAACTACCTTTACCAAATCTCTCCATCCCAAGAAGAAATAACCTGTCACAAAAATGCAAAAAGATAGTgaatatttgaaaaacaaagtaCATCAGATAGAGGAAATAGTAATGCTTACAAATTGAACCCAACCAATCTATATAATATACAACTActttaagagaaaaatgaaaaacaagggCAGGAACCACAAGGAGAATGTTGGCATATACGAAGATACAAAAGGAGACCAGCCCTGTACATAAAAAGCAAGCCACAACCCCAAATATCCCACGTTGTAACCACCATCTTTGTAACCACCATACACATTATAAGCAAAAGCATGAACTACCCCACATTGTAGCATAATCAAAACCGAAGCCAGAGGGCAAGTGTTCATCATAATAAAATTGTAACTTATCCATGAGGTGtgaattttttgttcaattgtttcatgcaaagacaaaaaaaactcCAGGCCTCTtactttatcatattttttatcataacaaGAAATTACACGAAAAATACATACAATATAATAGgtacaaaatagaattaaatataGAGAACTAACTTCTCTTGTCAAGTTGGTTAAAATTGTTACAGTTTAGGGGAGTGATGATGATGGGTTGGGGTGAGAAGGGACTCTGTTTTGCATGGTGGAAAATGTTGTGAAAAGTAATCGTAAGATATGTTGTACCTTGGGAGCTACTAGTTTGTCTATGTTGGGATGGTATGAGGGTGGTTTGAGCAATGATGATAATGATTGTGGGGGGATGATATGAAGAGTGGGGGATGATTATGAAGAGTGCTGAGGAATTATGctagaacattttttttttttgacaatttcTCCACTCAGCTGAAACATTTTGGTTGCACAATGGATCTATTGTAAACAACAACTTGGTTACTTTTACCAAATGTTAACTCCCTTTGCCTTTTCACTGATAAGGTTGAGATAGTTACTTTCTCAGTTTCTTGAATTAAAACTCTAGGAACTTTTAAATTAAAcgcaaaattataaatttggtctTTCATCTTGTTTCCAATTTCGATTTCGGTCCCTTTTAAAATTAGTGACGATTTATTgggatttaatttcaaatattagaattcaatcaatcaacctAGTTTCATTCTAACAAACAATCATTGATCCTAACCACATGTATTCTATTCATATAGAGAAGTTACTGTATAGAGATGAGTAGAATGCTTTTGTGTTCCcatactcaaaatcataatGAAAACTAAATGCTACTTGGATTAACCATAATAAAATGATGATGAAAGGTTGATCAGAAAATTAGGTTTTATGATCTTCCAATTATAGAGAGACTTCTGTTAGGAAAATTGGGGGTGAACGTCATGGATTACCCCAAATTTGATAAtcccaaatttgataattataatttggtcCATCATTAAATTATAACCTCACTAATATCTATACAATTAGTCTTTCATCATATGTATGCCCTCAGCcatacttttatattaattagaccactttaatattttgcctaattaattatataatgacCTTAACCAAACggaaaaaataagaaggaaaaatgaaccaaaatcaaaattgaagaaaaattggGAACTAAGAATATAATTTAGCCTAAATTAAAAGCGCGGGGAAGCTGCGGTAGTATCATAAAACCCATTCCAAAAATTGAAAAGAGAGAACGAAGcacaaaaaagaattaaactTTCTTTCTTTGACCCACATACCTGTGTTCCTCTTCGGTCCAACGAGTATACGTGTTTCTCCTCTGC of the Glycine max cultivar Williams 82 chromosome 13, Glycine_max_v4.0, whole genome shotgun sequence genome contains:
- the LOC102668837 gene encoding probable transcription factor At5g61620 produces the protein MPQLQRRNTYTRWTEEEHRLFLLGMERFGKGSWTKIAQQVVLTKTPSQVTSHAQKFFHHHSSVKQSKRQRKKPSIHDITLVSQPVAQHNPVNEQLAEKLHVVPSQQLTDFEGSLALHHNDQLSRPPLTMAQDLQIQQLPHFVDHDSWVSTPNQQVPELPHNLLDQDKWIPPLGLQIHQFSDLIDDHIDLAPLPDLLELPLPYLPLPHHLDQEKWVPPQDFQTQQLPHFMDHDNWVSTPNQQFQELPHHLLDQENWTPPLDLEIHQFADFNDDHLDLDPLHDLLELPLPDLLPKLSHDDQEKWIPPTNSPTS